The genomic segment GTCTGGGTGGCGGAGGATCTGGCCTGCGGGCGGTGCGAGGTCTACCGCGAGTCGCTGGAGGGCGGGCTGAGCACTCCAGAGCACGCCCGACGTGCGCTGGCGGAGGCTGCCGGGGTGAACGTGGCGGCCTTCGTGGGGGGAGCGCCGGGCGAGGAGCAGCAGCGGATGGACTGGGCGCGGGCGGGCGTACCGGTGCGGCGCCCGCCTGTGCGCGACGTGGAGGCCGGCATCGATCGGGTTACGGAGCTCCTGCGGACCCGGCGGCTGTTCGTGCAGCGCTCGTGCCGCGGGCTGCTGGAGGAGATGGGCTCCTACCGGCGGCGCCTGGATGCGGCGGGGCATCCGACGGACGACATCGAGGAGAGGGCGCGTTTCCACCGGCTGGACGCCCTGCGCTACGCCGTGTGCGGGATGCTCGGCGGGCGCGTGACGATGACGGAGGGATGGTTGCGATGACGAGCGTTGCGGACCTGACCGCGCGCGAGGCGGCGCTTGGGGAGATGCGGCGGCTGGAGCGCATGCGCGCCGCCTGGCAGGCCTACTACGGCGACTCGCCGGCTCCGCTGCCGGTGCGGCCGGGCGCGCCGGACGACAACGTGCGGCTGAACTTCGCGCGCCTGATCGTGGATAAGGGTGTCTCGTTCCTCTTCGGGCGGGGCGTGGGCTTCGAGCTTGATGGCGAGGCCCGGCGCAGCGCCGCGGAGGCCTGGCTCGACCGGGTGTGGCAGGCGAACCGCAAGGACACGCTCCTGCACCGCGTCGCCGTGAACGGCGGGGTGTGCGGCCACGCCTGGGTGCGGGTCCGGGCAGGCGCGGCGCCGGGCGAGCCGCCGCGCCTGCTGGCAGTCGACCCGCAGACGGTGAGCGTGCGGTGCGCTCCGGACGACTGGGAGACTCCGGTGGAGTACCGCATCGAGTGGCACGGGGTAGACCCGCGCGACGGCGGCGCGGTGGCGTTTCGGCAGGCGATCGCGCGGGCGGAGGGGCGTGGTTGGAGCGTGGTGGACCAGGTGAGCGAGGGCGACCGGCGCGAGTGGCGCACGACGCGCGCGGAGCGGTGGCCGCACGACTGGCCGCCGCTGGTGGGCTGTCAGAACCTGCCCGCGCCCAACGAGCTCTGGGGCATGGGCGACCTGGAGGGCGACCTGCTGGAGGTGCTGGCCGCGCTGAGCCAGGCGGTGAGCAACGTCAATCGAATCCTGCGGCTGCACGCGCACCCGAGGATATGGACCGCCGGGTTTACTCCGGGGCCCGATTTCCGCACGGCGCCCGACGCTGTGACCCACATGCCGGCCGGGGCCACGATGCAGAGCCTGGAGATGCGCACCGACCTGTCCTCCTCGCTGGCATTCATCGCGTCGCTGCAGGAGGCCTGGCACGAGCTCGCTCGGGTGCCGGCCGTGGCCACCGGCCGGCTGGCCGACATCGGGCGGCTCTCCGGGGTCGCGCTGCAGATCCTCTACCAGCCCTTGCTGGAGAAGACGGAGACGAAGCGGATGCTCTACGGCGACCTGCTCGCGGAGCTGAACCGACGGCTTCTGGAGATGGGCGGATTCGGCGGCGACCGGCGCACGGCGCTGCGCTGGCCGGACATGGTGCCGGCCGACCCGCGGGCGGAGGCGGAGGCAGCGCTGCGGCACCGGGAGCTCGGGGTGAGCGAGGCGACCCTGATGGAGCGGTTGGGGTTCGACCCCGGCCTGGAGGCGAGCAAGCGCGCCGGGACGGCGCCCGAGGGCGCGGGGAGGCGGTGATGGCGGGCGGAGACGGCTGGGATGAGTACCAGCGGATGCTGCTGGGCCGAGTGGACGAGTTGACGGCGGCAGTACACGACCTGCAGCGGCGCCAGGGTGAGCTGGCGGTGGCGCTCGGGCAGCTCCAGGTGAAGGCGGGCGCATGGGGCGCGGCGGCGGCGCTGCTGGCCTTCCTGTTGACCCTGGCGCCGATGCTGTTGGAGCGGGCGACGCGCTAGTGACGGCGGAGCGGGCGGCCATCGGGGTCGCTGCGGCAGGGCGACTCGGGACGCGCGGGAGGCGGCGATGGGCGATATGGCAAGCTGTGAGCTGGCGGTGGCCGGCTACGGGTACGGGACCAACGGCGGCTCCTGGGTAGGCGGCACGGCGGTGACCGGGCAGTTCATCGTGGACGTGAACAACCCGATCGCGCTGCCAGTTGAGCTGCCGGACGAGGAGCGGCAGCCGGCGGCGCTCTGGCAGTACGTGAACGGCGGCGTGGCCGGGCTGCTCGTGCGGGTGATGGTGCTGCGGCCCAACGACCCGCAGGCGCCGTCGTCGTTCACGCTCTGTGGGCACAGCGACCCGTTCGACAACCCACCGATGCGAACCGTGGTGGACCTTCGTGGTCGGTGGCACTGGATGGCAGGCGAGACGCAGTTGACGAACGGCGACCTGCTGGGCCTGCATCTGGCGTACCCGACGCCGCGGGACCTGAAGGTGGCGGGGGCGGGGCAGGCCGGTGGGGCCCGCCTGCTGTCCGCGGAGTGGTCGACGGGGCCGCTCTCGGGCATGTCCACGTTCGGCTACGACCCGCTGCTTGCGTTGTTCGTGGACACGACGCGCAAGCGCTTCGAGATCGCGGCGGCGCCCGGCGCGACGGCGCGGCTGCCCTACTTCCGGTCGGTCCCCTACTTCGTCGTGCTGGACGAAGTGCGCCAGTCGGACGGGGGGAGCCTGACGTTCACGTTCCAGGGAGTCCGGAGCACGGACACTCCGGCCGGCACGAAGGCCGACGTGGTGACGGCGCAGACGCTGGTGCTGGACCACGGCGCGATCGACCAGGTGACCTATGGCGGGGTGAGCGTTGCCCTGTCCGCGGGGGAGGCGGGCGGCGTCTTCACCTTCCTCGTCGGGCTGGACCCGACGGCGAAGGCGGCGGACCTCTACTACGCGGATCTCACGCGCGGTCAGGCGGGCGGCTCATCGGCGGCGGACGTGGCGCTGACTTGCCACGCGGTTCGCGCCGGCGGCGTACGCGGCGCGCGCCACCCCTCGGACGGCGGCGGGAACGGCGACGACCTCCGGTGGAGCCGACTCGCCATCGCCTCGAGCGGCGGCGCGCCCTCCATCGGGCGGGTGATGGTGGCGCGGCGGCCATGGGTGGGGGGCGTCTCGAGCTGGTCGGCACGCTACGAGGGGCACATGCGCCGGGCACACGTGGCGGAGGCGCTGCACGACGCGGCGGCGGGCCACTTCGCCTGCCCGCCGTGCGTGGTGTCGGTGGGCATTCCCGGCGGGCGGCTCGCGCTGGACACGAGCACCGTGACCGGCTTCCAGCGGCGCTTCGGGGCGGCGGACGGGTCGACGCCCGGCCTGCACGACCTGTGCGAGCTGCGCGGGGCAGTGGTGTTCGTGGAGGCCGGCGGGGCGGTGAACGACCTGGTGAGCGCGGCAAGCGCGGAGGGCAACCGCCCGGGGCCCGGGTTCCGGCAGACGCTTCGCGACTGCCTGGCCGCGGTCACGCTGATCGTGCGGCTGGCGATGGCCAACGGCAACGAGGTGGTGATCGCGGACGCGCCGCCGATCACTCTGGAAGTGGGTGGCGAGGAGTGCGGCTACTGGTACCTCTCGGAGGCGCGGCGGCGCTACAACGCGGCGCTGCATGCGCTGTGCGCGGCGACCGGCGCGGTGTTCGTGTCGACGGAGGCGGCGGTGCGCGACGCGACGCCGGTGCTGTCGCACCCGGCTGCGGGGAGCCCCCGGACACTGGAGGATCGGCTGCGGCCCGACCTTCGCCAGGACGCCGCGCACCTTGCCGCCGCGGGCGACGCGGAGGTGGCGCTCCGCATGGCGCGGGCCTACGAGGGCGCGGGCGCGGCGCCGGAGTCGCCGGGGCGGGGACGGATGTCGATCGGGCTGTGAGGCGGCTGGAGAGGAGGAGGGCCGATGGGCTACGGGGGGCCGCAGGAGGACATGGGGCGCCCGGCGGCGCGCGCCGCGCCGGTCTCACCGGCGGACGAGGACATGGCGGAGTGGGCGCTGGCGCTCTACGTGGGCCTGGGCGGCGACGTGCGCCTGACGACGTGGCGTGGCGACACGGCCACCTTTAGCAACGTGCCGAGCGGCTCGGTGCTGCCAGTGCGGGCGCGGCGCGTGTGGTCGACGGGAACGACGGCCGGCGAGATCGTGGCGCTGGGCTGAGGTGGTCGGCGCGAGGAGAGAGCGGATGGATCCGGAGGAGAGGCCGCCCGCGGAGGGCGGCGGCAAGGCGCCGCGGCCGGAGGGAGAGGCATGGCGCCTGGAGCGCGAGGAGCTGCTGACGCGGCTGGAGGTGGAGCGGCACGCGCGGCGGCTCGGGCTGGTGGACGAGGAGGCGGCCTGGCGCCTGCTGGATGCGGCCGCGGTGGAGCGCGACGCCGCGGGGCGCCCGACGAACGTGGAGGCGCTGCTGCGCGAGATGGCGCGGGCGCGGCCGTGGCTGGCTGCGGCGGAGCCGCCTGGAGGGGGCGTGTCGGCGGCGAACCCGGCGGGTGGGCGCGGGGTGCGGCTGAGCCGGGACGAGATCCGGCGCATGACGCCGGAGCAGATCAACGCCAACTGGGCGGCCGTGCAGGCCGCGCTGCAGTCCGAGTAGACGGGCCGCACGGCGAGGGGCGACGGGGCGGCCGGGCGCGGCCGCCCCGTCGGCGCAATCGGGGCCCGCGCGGACGGGAGGATGAGGGGGCAATGGGTCTGGAGAGCTTCATACCGGAGGTGTGGTCGGCGCGTCTGCTGGCCAACCTGCATAAGGCGCAGGTGTACGGCCAGCCCGCGGTGACGAGCATGGACTACGACGGCGACATCCGCGAGTTCGGAGACACGGTGCGCATCAACGCGATCGGCCCGGTGAGCGTGTCGGACTACACGCGCAACACCGACATCGACGCGCCGGAGACACTCGATGACTCGCAAACGGTGCTGGCCATCGACCAGGCGAAGTACTTCAACTTCCAGATCGACGACGCGGACCGGGCGCAGCAGCGGCCCAGGGTGATGGACGCGGCGATGGCCGAGGCGGCTTACGCCGTGTCGGACGCGGCGGACCAGCACATCGCCGCGCTCTACAGCGCGATCGACGCGGGCAGCTTCGTGGGAAGCGACGCCAGCCCCAAGACGGGCTACGACGCCTCCGACGTGTACGAGCTGCTGGTCGACTTGAAAGTGATCCTCGATGAGCGCAACGTGCCGACGGAGGGGCGCTTCTGCGTGATCCCGCCCTTCCTGCACGGCTACCTGCTGAAGGACGATCGGTTCGTGCGGGCGGGCACGGCGGCCACCGACCGCACTCTGCGCAACGGCGAGGTGGGCCAGGCGGCTGGCTTCCGAATGCTCATGAGCAACAACGTGCCCTACGCGGCCGGCCCGGCCAGGTTCAAGGTGATCGCGGGCCACCCGATGGGATGGACATACGCCAGCCAGATCCGCAAAGTGGAGGCCTACCGGCCGGAGCGACGGTTCGCCGACGCAGTGAAGGGTATCCACCTGTATGGGGCGAAGGTGGTGCGCCCGACGGCGCTGGCCTGCCTGGTGATCAACGCGACGTGACGCGGCTCGCGACCCCGACCGCGTGGCGCGGTCGGGGTCGCGAGCGGGGAAGGAGGCCGGTATGGCGCGCAGCGGGATGGCCGCGCTGATCGCGCGGCTGCGGGGACTGGTGGGCGACCCGGCGGGCTCCGGCGCCGCGTGGACCGACGACGAGCTGGAGCAGGCGCTGGACGCGCGGCGGCGGGAGGCGCGCTATCTGGAGTTGGAGCCCATGCCGGAGCGCGCGGCTGGCGGCGCA from the Chthonomonadales bacterium genome contains:
- a CDS encoding phage portal protein: MTSVADLTAREAALGEMRRLERMRAAWQAYYGDSPAPLPVRPGAPDDNVRLNFARLIVDKGVSFLFGRGVGFELDGEARRSAAEAWLDRVWQANRKDTLLHRVAVNGGVCGHAWVRVRAGAAPGEPPRLLAVDPQTVSVRCAPDDWETPVEYRIEWHGVDPRDGGAVAFRQAIARAEGRGWSVVDQVSEGDRREWRTTRAERWPHDWPPLVGCQNLPAPNELWGMGDLEGDLLEVLAALSQAVSNVNRILRLHAHPRIWTAGFTPGPDFRTAPDAVTHMPAGATMQSLEMRTDLSSSLAFIASLQEAWHELARVPAVATGRLADIGRLSGVALQILYQPLLEKTETKRMLYGDLLAELNRRLLEMGGFGGDRRTALRWPDMVPADPRAEAEAALRHRELGVSEATLMERLGFDPGLEASKRAGTAPEGAGRR
- a CDS encoding P22 coat protein - protein 5 domain protein translates to MGLESFIPEVWSARLLANLHKAQVYGQPAVTSMDYDGDIREFGDTVRINAIGPVSVSDYTRNTDIDAPETLDDSQTVLAIDQAKYFNFQIDDADRAQQRPRVMDAAMAEAAYAVSDAADQHIAALYSAIDAGSFVGSDASPKTGYDASDVYELLVDLKVILDERNVPTEGRFCVIPPFLHGYLLKDDRFVRAGTAATDRTLRNGEVGQAAGFRMLMSNNVPYAAGPARFKVIAGHPMGWTYASQIRKVEAYRPERRFADAVKGIHLYGAKVVRPTALACLVINAT
- a CDS encoding SGNH/GDSL hydrolase family protein; translation: MGDMASCELAVAGYGYGTNGGSWVGGTAVTGQFIVDVNNPIALPVELPDEERQPAALWQYVNGGVAGLLVRVMVLRPNDPQAPSSFTLCGHSDPFDNPPMRTVVDLRGRWHWMAGETQLTNGDLLGLHLAYPTPRDLKVAGAGQAGGARLLSAEWSTGPLSGMSTFGYDPLLALFVDTTRKRFEIAAAPGATARLPYFRSVPYFVVLDEVRQSDGGSLTFTFQGVRSTDTPAGTKADVVTAQTLVLDHGAIDQVTYGGVSVALSAGEAGGVFTFLVGLDPTAKAADLYYADLTRGQAGGSSAADVALTCHAVRAGGVRGARHPSDGGGNGDDLRWSRLAIASSGGAPSIGRVMVARRPWVGGVSSWSARYEGHMRRAHVAEALHDAAAGHFACPPCVVSVGIPGGRLALDTSTVTGFQRRFGAADGSTPGLHDLCELRGAVVFVEAGGAVNDLVSAASAEGNRPGPGFRQTLRDCLAAVTLIVRLAMANGNEVVIADAPPITLEVGGEECGYWYLSEARRRYNAALHALCAATGAVFVSTEAAVRDATPVLSHPAAGSPRTLEDRLRPDLRQDAAHLAAAGDAEVALRMARAYEGAGAAPESPGRGRMSIGL